The sequence TGATggacgatggatgataagttgatgattgataccCAGAACTTTTTGTCgagatgtgaatgatgatggatattGTTTACGTGAAAGTGGAAGTGCGATCAGGGGTCATGTAACCTGGAGACACCGATTCGCGGCAAAGTCAAAGTGGACGTGGGTCGTGTGCGGCAAGGTCTGGATTGATCTTTCAATCTAGCGACTGATGTGTGTTTGAGATTGTGCGAGTATGACAATTTAGAGTATAAGGAATCCCTCGAAGGAGGTCGAGCCGAGCGGTGTACAATATCAACAAAGGAGAGACGAGATGCAGAGATGTGCGGGTGAGATCATCGGTAAATTTTAGGTTTTTCGTTGATGAACTGTACTTTCTAGTGGTAGTGCGACGAGCTAGAACATTGCTTTGAGATCCATTGACCGGTGCATCGATGGTCTACTCTGCTTTGTGGGAGATCACGatccatgcatgcatgttGTACATACATCACCACCTTTCCTACTACTTACTCTCTCCCTGTCTAAACTGCTCTAACCGACCCTGTTCACGTAGCGCCGAGCACATGCTCTTCTCCGAAGATCTGTCTCTGTTGTCTCTTTGCCAGTTCGAAGCTTCCGTCGGAACCAAAATGACAAGTCGACATGTTTCGTCCATCGccgatcatctcatcatctcctcttctggAGAATACGAACCCATCCGAAATCGAGTCATTCTCTTCAAAGATATAACCCATTTACCACTTTACAGCTCAAAGTAAAGACACATGCTATCTATCCTCAGAACAGCATCACACGCAGAGCCAAACCCAACATTAACCCTCATCAAACTCATAATCCCTCCTCTAAGCACAAGAACCATCCCAACTAGAACAATGTCAACCCAACACCTATACGGTACCCCCGCCCCTCaaccctcatccacctcccccacccagCCCAATCCCACCGACGCACCTGAGAAACTCCACCTCACTTCACATAATCAATACAAGACCCCCCGTCTTCTCCGAGAGAACCTCCACCCCAACCCTCTTATCCAATTTAACACCTGGCTTTCATCCGCCCTTGACCCgaaagatgactcaccacAAGTGAAAGAACCAGAAGCTATGACTCTTTCTACTGCCCTCCCAAACGGAATCCCATCTTCTCGTGTTGTCCTGCTCAAAACTGTCGATGAAAAAGGTTTCGTGTTCTTTACGAACTACAATTCCCGCAAATCCCAAGAACTAACTTCAAATCCATATGCGAGTCTGGCATTTTACTGGCGAGAGATCTCCAGACAAGTCCGGGTGGTAGGCAGAGTAGAGAAGGTGACTAGAGAGGAGTCAGAGGAGTACTTCCAATCTAGGCCTAGGGGCAGTCAGGTGGGGGCATGGTCCTCTGCTCAAAGCACTGCTGTACAGGAGGGCGAGGTGCAGAGTATAGTTGATGAAAAGACGAGAGAGTTcgaggggagggagaagattgATTGTCCGGACTTTTGGGGCGGTTGGAGGGTTGTCCCtttgtgagttggtcttCCTTCGAAGAAACTGTCTATCAATTAGGATGTTAAGATGGATCGCTCCTCGGAATCCTATCTTATCCTATTACACAGGTTGCTGATATTCATTACTTATGATCGCAGCGAGGTGGAATTCTGGTCTGGTCAACCATCTAGATTACACGATAGGTTCAGGTACACTCGACCTCAGGATTCGGAGGGCGGTGAATGGGAGATCAACAGATTGGCTCCTTAGGTTTCTTGACGATTGGACTTCGTCACAACCAAATGACGGATTTATAGTGGACtgtgagaaggaaggaggcAAGGTAGATTAGCATACGGAGATCTCAAACAGTAGTGCATGCAGACAAGTAATAGATGTGATATGCAAACTGGATCTGCAGTCGAGTGATTCAAGTCATTCAGATGATCCAGATGATCCAGATGTATCGTACCCTATGCTTGAAGCAGTTTGTGCGTGATGGTATGACCGTTCGATGGAATCTTTGCGACGCAGATGAGCTCGCACACAAACACATGTCGATCAAGCCAAGTAAGCACAAAAGCACATAGCACATGATGCAAGAATTCTGCATTTTGattttcatcatctcaaatccttctctttctcctcaaGACCTGATCTCAAGAGAGAGTGTCAACCTTGATCACTATTACATTTACATGCACCTCCCCCACACTCCTGATGTACTtttcctcccattcctcctaAATTGATTTAGACTAGACTGTCTACTCCAACTCCTCAAGCTcagtctccttcttcccctcaccctcgGCCTCATCAAAGTTCTCAACCAAATCAGGAATCTCATCCTCGCCTTCGCCCTCGGCACCGGCACCTCCAGCAGCGGCGGCAGCAGCGGCCTGTCGGGCAGTCATGGATTGGTAGGACTCGGCGAGTCTCCTCAAGTTCGCCAAAGAGTCGGGACCGAGTTGGTTAAGGATTCCGGGGACAAGTTCGGTGAGTTCCTTGGTTTGGCCAGGGCCGTATACTGCCAaggtgttggaggggagggcgGCGTGGACTATTAATTGGGAACAGTGGAATTAGCAAAATGTGTTTAGTTTGAGCAGATATGATGTTTGGATTGCTGAACAGTCTACATCTGGCTgaatggagaaggagggttgcaacatccatcccatccattctTCACGAGACGCAAAACCACTACATCTTCAGtcaagaagagattgaaCACCCACCTCGTGGCGCACCGAAATGCAAGACATTACCATCCTCCTTGAACATGTTAACCTCCTCTACACCGGTGATAGGTTGAACACCGAGCTTCTTAAGAGCAGCTTGGAGCTTTCTGTCATCCCCTTGAGAGGCGGTGACGGACTTCTTGACTTGCTTTCGTCGGGGTGTACCCTTACCACCTGTTTGGGTTGGAATTGCGGGGTATTCGGTGTAAGGCGATTGGCGGTGTTTAAGAGATCGTGATAGATATGAGGAGATGGTTTAAGATTTAGATattggttggaggaggataagagtGGGTACGTGGACGGTCGAAAGGTATGGAATAAGGTTGTGTAGTTGATAGAAGGACAATACATGTCAAGTTTAGCAAAACCCCTCATCATTCAAGGTTAGAAGGAAAGTGACTGACCGATTCGAACTTGAGCTTGGAGCTTGGCCAACTTATCCTTGTCCATTTTGTCTAACTTTTATGGTGTGTATAAGGCAGAAGATGCTATGGGAGTTGTTgtggaagggaggttggtCGAAATGGAATATTCGGACGAGCAATGAGGGCAAAAAAGAGGTAGCGAGCACTGGCTGTCAGCTTGACCGTGAAAGTACGGGGAGGGTTGTAGAAGTACTCACCTTTGGGTAGCTACTTTGCCTTGATATGAGATGATCTGGGTTAAGGAGTATAGATAAGGTGATAACAGTTATACGATATATTCAATCTCCTactcactcactcacccaCCATCGCTGACACTCCTCGCTCTACTCGTAGTATCGTTTCGGCGGGGCCTACCACCTAAAAGTGGCAGTTGCTCTGGTCAAGGTGGTTTCGGCATTTGTCGGTGATATGACGATCACATCATGCGTGGCATCTGACGCGTGTGTTATTCTGTGTTACGTTTGAGCCTGGGTCATGTCACAAAGTATATGAGTAATGTTTGATTCCTGGTTATATGCGGTattatcattcatccattTCTGAACAACCTCGTCATTGTGCCATATCAATTCTTGAGCTAAGGCAAGCGACAAGACAACATGTTCGCCCCCCGCTCTACCCACTTACCACGGACATACTCGGTCTATCAccaaccaacaacaaccaagAAGAACACCAACAAGGAGAACGCCAATGCTCTACCTTCCAAGACCCCCTCGAGGGCTGGTAAACCTCtcatgggtgggatggggacagggatgaggattgggTTAGGAGTGAAAACTGAAGGGAGGGATAGGAATGTGTTGATGACGCAGCAACAGACTGgtggtgggaaagggaagggtagGGAGGGGGACGATATAGGTGCGTATTCATCATATGACATCTGGGTCCTGGTCTGAGCAAGTAGCTCTCTCAGCGATTCGATGATATCAATGATTTGCCTAgctgttcatcttcactcaGGGCTTATATGCTGATCTGTTATGTTAATGTGCAGAACCAAAACGACTCTTCTCCCACGGCCCCTCAAAATcaaccacctccctcccccccTCCAAATCACTATCCTCAATGCCCCATAT comes from Kwoniella bestiolae CBS 10118 chromosome 1, complete sequence and encodes:
- a CDS encoding pyridoxamine 5'-phosphate oxidase: MSTQHLYGTPAPQPSSTSPTQPNPTDAPEKLHLTSHNQYKTPRLLRENLHPNPLIQFNTWLSSALDPKDDSPQVKEPEAMTLSTALPNGIPSSRVVLLKTVDEKGFVFFTNYNSRKSQELTSNPYASLAFYWREISRQVRVVGRVEKVTREESEEYFQSRPRGSQVGAWSSAQSTAVQEGEVQSIVDEKTREFEGREKIDCPDFWGGWRVVPFEVEFWSGQPSRLHDRFRYTRPQDSEGGEWEINRLAP
- a CDS encoding nascent polypeptide-associated complex subunit beta, giving the protein MDKDKLAKLQAQVRIGGKGTPRRKQVKKSVTASQGDDRKLQAALKKLGVQPITGVEEVNMFKEDGNVLHFGAPRVHAALPSNTLAVYGPGQTKELTELVPGILNQLGPDSLANLRRLAESYQSMTARQAAAAAAAGGAGAEGEGEDEIPDLVENFDEAEGEGKKETELEELE